Sequence from the Parvicella tangerina genome:
AAAGATCCACATGTACATGCTCATTATCAATAATTTCAAACATACTCGTTTCTGGATTGACATATTGACCAATTTTTACTTCTACAAGCCTTATATAACCATTAATAGGGCTTCGAAGGGCCACAGTTTGTGACACTTTATTTTCTTGCAGATTAGAAACACTAATTCCAATCAATTGTAGTTGTGCTTCCAATCCGTTTACAACTCCAATTTTTGAATTATAGTCTGATTTAAGTTGTTGAAAATCCTTCCCACTCGTAATCTTGTCTTCATAGAGTTTGGACTGTCGTTCATATTCCTGTTCCAAAAACTGTAGATCATTCCAATTAGTTATGTATTCTGTCTGTAGTTGAATAAGATCTGGGTGAGCTAGAAAAGCCAATATCTGGCCTTTCTTTACCATTTCACCTTCCGTTACTTCTATGCTTTTGACATTGGCGCCAATTACTGCAGTAACCTCAGCTTGATTTTGTGGAGACACTTTTAATTCACCATTAGCCTCAACATAAGTCCCGAGATTTCTTTTTGGCAGAGTGTCAACCTTGATTCCAAGAGCATTGAATTGATCTTCTGAAAAGTGAATTTCGTCTCCATGCTCTTCTTCACTGTGTCCATGACCATGATCATGTTCATCATGTCCTTCGCTTTCATTGCTAGCACATGATACCAGCAATAGAAAGAAAAATGCTATATATATATATTGT
This genomic interval carries:
- a CDS encoding efflux RND transporter periplasmic adaptor subunit, with translation MLVSCASNESEGHDEHDHGHGHSEEEHGDEIHFSEDQFNALGIKVDTLPKRNLGTYVEANGELKVSPQNQAEVTAVIGANVKSIEVTEGEMVKKGQILAFLAHPDLIQLQTEYITNWNDLQFLEQEYERQSKLYEDKITSGKDFQQLKSDYNSKIGVVNGLEAQLQLIGISVSNLQENKVSQTVALRSPINGYIRLVEVKIGQYVNPETSMFEIIDNEHVHVDLFVFESDVHKVKEGQNLLFSVESVPDKTLTATIYSVGQSFEQNPKAVLIHAKIDNKEGHLIPGMYVKGRIIVEDYMSKALPEEAVVREEEKYYIFKAKKEADKWAFEPIEVAVGVKDGGWLEIKLFEPLLEGTLIAWNNAYNLMAELKKGEAEHSH